The following proteins come from a genomic window of Alnus glutinosa chromosome 10, dhAlnGlut1.1, whole genome shotgun sequence:
- the LOC133879787 gene encoding B3 domain-containing protein Os04g0386900-like: protein SKHSSSKSLAQPELNPMKSELQGDEHWPLSGKPYSHVIITKTCVERPYQMAVPAKLHKIIPSLVIPTVLTYRGNNWDMSYNGHYKRIVSGWRAFVDDNNLKVGDACVFELMECCYTKLIFRVQILRGDLPSEFLDKVSFEGESSGTPIIID, encoded by the exons TCCAAGCATTCAAGTAGTAAATCCCTGGCCCAGCCTGAGCTAAATCCTATGAAGAGTGAATTGCAAGGGGATGAACATTGGCCTCTTTCTGGGAAGCCATACTCCCATGTCATTATTACAAAAACATGTGTCGAACGCCCGTATCAAATG GCAGTTCCAGCCAAATTGCACAAAATAATTCCTTCTCTTGTGATCCCCACTGTTCTGACCTATCGGGGTAACAACTGGGACATGTCATATAATGGCCATTATAAAAGAATTGTTTCTGGATGGAGAGCATTCGTAGATGACAACAATCTCAAGGTTGGGGATGCATGCGTGTTTGAACTTATGGAGTGCTGCTATACGAAACTCATATTCAGAGTCCAAATTCTTAGAGGCGACCTCCCATCTGAGTTTCTAGACAAAGTCAGTTTTGAGGGTGAGAGCTCAGGCACTCCTATTATTATTGACTAG